The Sulfurihydrogenibium sp. YO3AOP1 genome has a window encoding:
- a CDS encoding IclR family transcriptional regulator: MQKKGAKKSIEKALDLLEALKEKDNLGVTELSNILGLNKNNVFRLLATLEVKGLIEQDPETGHYRLGVKTLLLEYSFIKNLTILNQAKQFVKQLRNKTNETVYLSLMHQNDIVYFYSKDSKSSVLVNSRIAKRYPAIETAPGRAILRAKKELGDIFEYDFEGLEPEVSEIATVIRDESDYPVAALSIVAPISRLNKSNYGGLFKHELLQTAKEITNLYKIDLP; this comes from the coding sequence ATGCAGAAAAAGGGTGCGAAGAAATCTATTGAAAAAGCTTTAGATTTATTAGAAGCTTTGAAGGAAAAAGACAATTTAGGCGTTACTGAACTTAGTAATATTCTTGGATTAAATAAAAATAACGTTTTTAGACTCCTTGCAACTTTAGAAGTAAAAGGTTTAATAGAGCAAGACCCAGAAACAGGACATTACAGACTTGGAGTAAAAACTTTACTTTTAGAATATTCATTTATAAAAAATTTAACAATTTTAAACCAGGCAAAACAGTTTGTTAAACAGCTAAGGAATAAAACAAATGAAACAGTTTACTTGTCATTGATGCATCAAAATGATATTGTCTATTTTTACTCTAAGGATAGTAAATCTTCTGTTTTAGTCAATTCAAGAATTGCTAAAAGATATCCTGCTATTGAAACTGCACCGGGTAGAGCTATTTTAAGGGCAAAAAAAGAGCTTGGTGATATTTTTGAGTATGATTTCGAAGGCTTAGAGCCGGAGGTATCAGAGATAGCCACAGTTATAAGAGATGAAAGTGATTATCCAGTTGCCGCACTTTCTATAGTTGCACCAATTTCAAGACTTAATAAATCAAATTATGGCGGACTGTTTAAACATGAATTACTACAAACAGCAAAAGAAATAACAAATTTGTATAAAATAGATTTGCCTTAA
- the lnt gene encoding apolipoprotein N-acyltransferase: MLYIVLSVISGLTLAISLPNYYIPFAFLVGYGLLFYLIEKNDTKRLILYSFIAGLVFSGISFYWIIYAIHYYGKINLYLSSGLFLLFITAYSLYAFVLFSILLKLFYKRYNYKGFFISPFLIVLLEVVREYFPFTGFPWNLNGYMLSYINQIAQISSLFSIYGLSFLVLYFSVSFYMMFSNQHFRWIILNLLNIALFISIFHWGQSRIESYADKGESYKVSILQGNIDETLKIERNTENDMVVLNKYIYLFEKAKKDNPDLVILPESALPFFPFIDNDKKEYFFKEFEKIRIPFLSGFDNVILNKNLEIEKVYNSLFLVDENGKYVDYYSKIKIVPFAEYSPIRFKFLEEIFEYMKGIDFSPGEGQKLLTFQKNNKKPMKIVSLICFESIFPEYVSSFVNKGGNVIVNITNDGWFGKTSAPYQHFEMARIRAIENNVYLIRAANTGISAVINPVGKIKSKLNLNTEGVLTDYVYLTDGRSFFNQNRIFILIGYMVLFGLVLGLLEFYKARSEK; the protein is encoded by the coding sequence ATGCTTTATATTGTTTTATCAGTTATATCTGGTTTAACTTTAGCAATATCCTTGCCAAATTATTATATTCCATTTGCTTTTTTGGTTGGCTATGGACTTTTGTTTTATTTGATAGAAAAAAATGATACCAAAAGACTAATTCTATACTCGTTTATCGCAGGACTTGTTTTTTCTGGAATTTCTTTTTACTGGATAATATACGCCATTCATTATTACGGAAAGATTAATTTATACCTTTCTTCCGGACTGTTCTTATTATTTATCACTGCTTACAGCTTATATGCTTTTGTTCTTTTTTCTATCTTGTTAAAACTGTTTTATAAAAGATACAATTACAAAGGCTTTTTTATATCACCATTTCTAATAGTACTTTTAGAAGTAGTCCGGGAGTATTTTCCATTTACAGGCTTTCCTTGGAATTTAAACGGATACATGCTTTCATACATAAATCAAATTGCACAAATATCGTCACTTTTTAGCATCTATGGACTTTCTTTTTTAGTATTGTATTTTTCTGTTTCTTTCTACATGATGTTTTCAAATCAACATTTTAGATGGATCATATTAAATTTACTAAATATAGCATTATTCATTTCTATATTTCATTGGGGGCAAAGCAGAATTGAAAGCTATGCTGACAAAGGAGAGTCTTATAAAGTATCAATCTTACAAGGTAATATAGACGAGACGCTAAAGATTGAAAGAAATACAGAAAATGACATGGTCGTTTTAAATAAATATATATATTTATTTGAAAAAGCAAAAAAAGACAACCCAGATTTAGTCATTCTTCCAGAATCTGCGCTACCTTTCTTTCCATTTATTGACAATGATAAAAAAGAGTATTTTTTTAAAGAGTTTGAAAAAATTAGGATTCCATTTCTTTCTGGTTTTGATAACGTGATTCTTAATAAAAACTTAGAGATAGAAAAAGTTTACAATTCATTATTCTTAGTAGATGAAAACGGAAAGTATGTAGATTATTATTCAAAGATAAAGATAGTACCCTTTGCTGAATATTCACCAATCAGATTTAAATTTCTTGAAGAGATTTTTGAGTATATGAAAGGAATTGATTTTTCTCCGGGCGAGGGTCAAAAATTGCTTACTTTTCAAAAGAATAATAAAAAACCAATGAAGATAGTATCTCTCATTTGCTTTGAGTCTATCTTTCCTGAATATGTTTCAAGTTTTGTAAATAAAGGTGGGAATGTAATTGTAAATATTACAAATGACGGATGGTTTGGAAAGACTTCTGCCCCTTACCAGCATTTTGAAATGGCAAGAATTAGGGCTATTGAAAATAATGTTTATCTTATTAGAGCTGCTAACACCGGTATTAGTGCGGTAATAAATCCTGTTGGAAAGATAAAAAGTAAGTTAAACCTAAACACTGAAGGTGTGCTTACTGATTATGTTTATCTTACAGATGGTAGGTCTTTTTTCAATCAAAATAGGATTTTTATTTTAATTGGATATATGGTTTTGTTTGGCTTAGTTTTAGGATTGTTAGAGTTTTATAAGGCAAGAAGTGAAAAATAA
- the gltB gene encoding glutamate synthase large subunit — translation MSEILEKDACGVGFIANIKGIKSHKILHNALESLANLDHRGAVSADGKTGDGAGILTQIPYKFFEKQLLKLNIKAPSVEDLAVGMFFLPKGKEESIKKEIEDIINQRFKFLTWREVPINEAEIGEIAKRTQPTIYQAFISKEGIKVDNFERELFILRKKLEKLADNPDYKDFYIPSLSSRTIVYKGLITAPKLRDFYYDLQDEDYETAFAIFHQRYSTNTFPNWKLAHPFRILAHNGEINTISANRNWLKAKYQDIREVWGDLAEYILPITNDTDSDSASLDNAVEFLVHSGKDILTAINVLVPRAWENDTRLTPEERAFYEYFACIFESWDGPAAIAFTDGKIIGGKLDRNGLRPARYIITEDTILMASEVGVIEFPEEEVKLKGRLGPGDKIALDLESGKIYFSEEIIDLLVKNKKYKEWVEENITPFIPAKDGPEVERKDVLKELITFGYDKDEINMVVKEMALKGTEPIYSMGNDTPISVLSRRPKMLASYFKQRFAQVTNPPIDPIREKAVMSLKTYVGKKENFLLETPQHAKQIVFDSPIIFDNEMQELIQTYPEKIQIIPTIFPPYDTALEPALDEICQRVEEAVDNGKEIIILSDRDVSIEGAPIPMGLAVGAVNAYMSRKGKRSKFSIIADSGEVRDTHSIAFLIGYGATLVNPYMAVQVIRNLVEEDSKLEISFEEAVKNYKKAVNEGLLKIMSKMGIATIKSYRSAGLFEALGISQEVIDKCFPGTISKLDGIGFVEIARETLARFNKAFSGELTELPVGGEYRHRREGGEFHSWNPKALTSLHRAVRQIKLDEYKAFTEYAYAEKPVELRDLLEITSDRPPIPIEEVEPIESIMKRFIGAGMSVGALSREAHETIAEALNSIGGKSNSGEGGEDPARYGTIKNSKIKQVASGRFGVTPEYLNSAEEIEIKIAQGAKPGEGGQLPGKKVDVYIAFLRHARPGTTLISPPPHHDIYSIEDLAQLIYDLKMINPRAKIIVKLVSESGIGVVGSGVAKAFADIIHISGHDGGTGASPLVSIKHAGTIWELGLPEVHRALIDNDLRGRVKLRVDGGIKTGRDIIIGALLGAEEFGFGTALMIAEGCVMARQCHLNTCPVGITTQDKRLREKFPGKPEHIINYLKFVAQEVRQYLADMGYKSLDEIIGRVDLLKPAIPTDHYKAKKLKLDYVLQKPDFSKPIKCIQDSNPIPQSKQPFDLEVLKDILPAIEKDENFSGFYVLRNTYRSFGTRIAHEIVKRYGDRGLRTGKLELNLRGTAGQSFGAFCVPGMILFLTGQANDYVGKGMAGGVIIIKPPKEFKGESHKNVIAGNTILYGATGGQVYISGMVGERFAVRNSGATAVVEGVGDHGCEYMTEGTVLILGKIGINFGAGMTGGTAYIYDPEGEVDRKINKSYVKTEALEEEDIEEINKLLLKHVAYTESKIAKYILDNFKEEINNFVKVVALESKKPALDTDEAVVGK, via the coding sequence TTGTCTGAAATTTTAGAAAAAGACGCTTGCGGAGTTGGATTTATCGCAAATATCAAAGGTATAAAATCTCATAAAATTCTTCATAATGCTCTTGAATCTCTTGCGAATTTAGACCATAGAGGTGCTGTAAGTGCCGATGGTAAAACAGGAGACGGAGCAGGAATTTTAACACAGATTCCATATAAGTTTTTTGAAAAACAATTATTAAAATTAAATATAAAAGCTCCATCGGTTGAAGATTTGGCAGTTGGTATGTTTTTCTTGCCAAAGGGTAAAGAAGAATCTATAAAGAAAGAAATTGAGGATATAATAAATCAAAGATTTAAGTTTTTGACTTGGAGAGAAGTTCCAATAAACGAAGCTGAAATCGGAGAGATTGCAAAGAGAACGCAGCCAACAATCTATCAAGCTTTTATATCAAAAGAAGGTATAAAAGTTGATAATTTTGAAAGGGAATTATTTATTTTAAGAAAAAAACTTGAAAAGCTTGCTGATAATCCCGATTACAAAGATTTTTATATTCCTTCTCTATCTTCAAGAACAATAGTTTATAAAGGACTTATCACAGCTCCAAAATTGAGAGATTTTTACTATGATTTACAAGATGAAGATTACGAAACAGCTTTTGCAATATTCCATCAAAGATATTCAACTAACACATTTCCTAACTGGAAGCTTGCTCATCCTTTCAGAATACTTGCCCATAATGGGGAAATAAACACTATTTCAGCAAACAGAAACTGGCTAAAAGCTAAATATCAAGACATTAGAGAAGTATGGGGAGACCTTGCCGAGTATATTTTGCCAATTACAAACGATACTGACAGCGACTCTGCATCTCTTGACAATGCAGTAGAATTTTTAGTCCATTCTGGAAAAGACATTTTGACTGCAATTAATGTATTAGTTCCAAGAGCATGGGAAAACGATACAAGATTAACACCGGAAGAAAGAGCATTCTATGAATATTTTGCATGTATTTTTGAAAGCTGGGATGGTCCTGCAGCTATAGCATTTACAGATGGAAAAATCATAGGTGGAAAGTTAGACAGAAACGGTCTAAGACCGGCAAGGTACATAATTACAGAAGACACTATACTTATGGCTTCTGAAGTTGGAGTTATAGAATTTCCGGAAGAAGAAGTAAAATTAAAAGGAAGATTAGGTCCGGGAGATAAAATAGCTCTTGATTTAGAATCAGGAAAGATCTATTTCTCAGAAGAGATTATAGACCTACTTGTAAAAAATAAAAAATACAAAGAATGGGTGGAAGAAAATATTACTCCGTTTATACCGGCTAAGGATGGTCCGGAAGTAGAAAGAAAAGATGTATTAAAAGAGTTAATTACTTTTGGATATGATAAAGATGAGATAAACATGGTTGTTAAAGAAATGGCTCTTAAAGGAACAGAGCCTATCTACTCAATGGGTAATGACACGCCTATATCTGTTTTATCAAGAAGACCTAAAATGCTTGCCTCTTACTTTAAACAAAGATTTGCACAGGTTACAAACCCACCGATAGACCCAATCAGAGAAAAAGCCGTTATGTCTTTAAAGACATACGTAGGAAAAAAAGAAAACTTTTTACTTGAGACACCACAGCATGCAAAACAGATTGTTTTTGATTCACCAATTATTTTTGACAACGAAATGCAAGAGCTTATACAGACATATCCAGAAAAAATCCAAATAATTCCAACTATATTCCCACCTTACGATACTGCGTTAGAACCAGCTTTAGATGAGATTTGCCAAAGAGTTGAAGAAGCGGTAGATAATGGAAAGGAAATTATAATCTTATCAGATAGAGATGTATCTATTGAAGGTGCTCCAATTCCTATGGGTCTTGCTGTTGGAGCTGTTAATGCTTATATGTCAAGAAAAGGTAAAAGAAGTAAATTTAGCATAATAGCAGATTCAGGAGAGGTTAGAGATACTCACAGCATAGCTTTCTTAATAGGATATGGTGCTACTCTTGTAAATCCATACATGGCTGTACAGGTAATAAGAAATCTTGTTGAAGAAGATAGTAAGCTTGAAATATCTTTTGAAGAAGCGGTAAAGAATTATAAAAAAGCTGTTAATGAAGGTCTTTTAAAGATAATGTCTAAAATGGGAATTGCTACAATAAAAAGTTATAGGTCTGCTGGTTTATTTGAAGCTCTTGGTATTTCTCAGGAAGTCATAGATAAATGTTTTCCGGGAACAATTTCTAAGCTTGATGGAATAGGATTTGTAGAGATAGCAAGGGAAACCTTAGCAAGATTTAATAAAGCATTCTCAGGAGAGCTTACAGAACTTCCAGTAGGTGGAGAATACAGACATAGAAGAGAAGGTGGAGAGTTCCACTCTTGGAATCCAAAAGCTTTAACTTCTCTACATAGGGCAGTAAGACAGATTAAGCTTGATGAATATAAAGCATTTACAGAATATGCTTATGCAGAAAAACCGGTAGAGCTAAGAGATTTACTTGAAATAACATCAGATAGACCACCAATTCCGATAGAAGAAGTAGAACCAATAGAAAGTATAATGAAAAGATTTATCGGTGCTGGAATGTCTGTCGGAGCTTTAAGTAGAGAAGCTCACGAAACCATAGCAGAAGCTTTAAACTCTATTGGTGGTAAATCAAACTCCGGTGAAGGTGGTGAAGACCCAGCAAGGTATGGAACTATAAAAAATAGTAAAATCAAACAGGTTGCATCAGGAAGGTTTGGAGTAACACCAGAATATTTAAATTCAGCTGAAGAGATAGAAATAAAAATAGCCCAAGGTGCAAAACCGGGAGAAGGCGGACAGCTACCGGGTAAAAAGGTTGATGTATACATTGCATTTTTAAGACATGCAAGACCCGGAACAACTCTAATATCTCCACCACCACATCATGATATTTACTCAATAGAAGATTTAGCACAGCTAATTTATGACTTAAAAATGATAAATCCAAGAGCTAAGATAATCGTAAAACTGGTATCAGAAAGTGGAATTGGTGTTGTAGGTTCCGGAGTAGCAAAAGCATTTGCTGATATTATCCATATCTCCGGACATGATGGTGGAACTGGAGCATCTCCGTTAGTATCCATAAAGCATGCTGGAACAATTTGGGAACTCGGACTTCCGGAAGTCCATAGAGCCTTAATAGATAATGATTTAAGAGGAAGGGTCAAGTTAAGAGTAGACGGTGGAATCAAAACAGGTAGAGATATTATCATAGGAGCATTACTTGGAGCGGAAGAATTTGGATTTGGAACCGCTTTAATGATAGCTGAAGGATGCGTAATGGCAAGACAATGTCATTTAAATACATGTCCTGTTGGAATAACAACGCAGGATAAAAGACTTAGAGAAAAATTCCCAGGAAAGCCAGAGCATATTATCAACTACTTAAAATTTGTTGCACAAGAAGTTAGACAGTATCTTGCAGATATGGGATATAAAAGCTTAGACGAAATCATCGGAAGAGTAGACCTGTTAAAACCAGCTATACCAACAGACCATTATAAAGCTAAAAAATTGAAATTAGATTATGTATTACAAAAACCAGACTTTTCCAAACCAATCAAGTGTATTCAAGACTCTAATCCAATACCACAGTCAAAACAACCATTTGACTTAGAAGTATTGAAAGATATACTTCCTGCGATTGAAAAAGATGAAAACTTCTCAGGTTTTTATGTTTTGAGAAATACTTACAGGTCATTTGGAACAAGAATAGCCCATGAAATCGTAAAGAGATACGGAGATAGAGGATTAAGAACAGGTAAATTAGAGCTTAATTTAAGAGGAACTGCAGGGCAAAGCTTTGGTGCATTCTGCGTTCCAGGAATGATTTTGTTTTTAACAGGACAGGCAAACGATTATGTAGGTAAAGGAATGGCCGGTGGAGTAATCATAATCAAGCCACCAAAAGAATTCAAAGGCGAAAGTCATAAAAATGTAATTGCCGGCAACACAATACTTTATGGAGCTACAGGCGGTCAAGTTTATATCTCCGGAATGGTCGGAGAAAGATTTGCAGTAAGAAACAGCGGAGCTACGGCAGTAGTTGAAGGTGTTGGAGACCATGGCTGCGAATACATGACAGAAGGAACAGTTTTAATACTTGGGAAAATAGGCATAAACTTTGGAGCTGGTATGACCGGCGGAACAGCTTACATCTACGATCCAGAAGGTGAAGTAGATAGAAAAATCAATAAATCATATGTAAAAACTGAAGCACTCGAAGAGGAAGACATAGAAGAGATAAACAAACTCCTATTAAAACATGTTGCCTATACAGAAAGCAAAATAGCTAAATATATATTAGACAATTTTAAAGAAGAAATTAATAACTTTGTTAAAGTTGTAGCGTTAGAATCTAAAAAACCTGCATTAGACACAGATGAAGCAGTTGTAGGAAAGTGA
- a CDS encoding thermonuclease family protein, with amino-acid sequence MKLAKHYLVLLLALLISFQFSCGGSNRKDNSKTLNLPEATVNHVIDGDTIVVIFNGQKGHVRLIGIDTPESRMNHRVEIQERNLGDAEKVIELGQKAKEFTKSLVKPGDKVYLEFDVQQRDKYGRLLAYVYLRDGRMLNKEIICNGYAMPLTVPPNVKYQEEFKKCYQEAREKGLGLWKE; translated from the coding sequence ATGAAATTAGCTAAGCATTATTTAGTTTTACTCTTAGCATTGTTAATAAGTTTTCAGTTTTCTTGTGGAGGTTCTAATAGAAAAGATAACTCTAAAACTTTAAACCTTCCGGAGGCTACTGTTAATCATGTGATAGATGGCGATACAATTGTAGTAATATTTAACGGTCAAAAAGGGCATGTGAGATTAATCGGAATTGATACACCGGAAAGTAGGATGAACCATAGGGTTGAAATTCAAGAAAGAAATTTGGGCGATGCTGAAAAAGTTATAGAGCTTGGTCAAAAAGCAAAGGAGTTTACAAAGTCGTTAGTAAAACCAGGAGATAAAGTTTATTTAGAGTTTGATGTTCAGCAAAGAGATAAATATGGCAGGTTGCTTGCATATGTATACTTAAGAGATGGAAGGATGTTAAATAAAGAAATTATATGCAATGGTTATGCTATGCCATTAACTGTACCGCCAAATGTTAAATATCAAGAAGAATTCAAAAAATGCTATCAAGAGGCAAGAGAAAAAGGATTAGGCTTGTGGAAGGAGTGA
- the lepB gene encoding signal peptidase I, whose product MQQDKKLDNTQKKQSIKHFIETIVFIFVVVSLVRVFLVQAFNIPSGSMKPSLLIGDFILVNKLVYGNWDIGIPFTNITFYHHNNRLAKIDRGDVIVFKYPEDPSIDFIKRVIALPGDIVEVKNDIVYLNGKPLKREPAGFYEEENEKVKKYIETTYRSNGKPYSYTIMEIEDGIGPDFGPIQVPPNSYFVMGDNRDNSKDSRFWGFVPDDYVIGQAFVIYFSIDLKKPTIRFDRLGKVIY is encoded by the coding sequence GTGCAGCAGGATAAAAAATTAGATAATACTCAAAAAAAACAATCTATAAAACACTTTATCGAAACTATAGTTTTTATATTCGTTGTTGTATCACTTGTTAGAGTTTTTCTTGTTCAGGCTTTTAATATTCCTTCCGGCTCAATGAAACCAAGTTTGCTCATAGGAGACTTTATTCTGGTTAATAAATTAGTCTATGGTAACTGGGATATTGGAATTCCGTTTACTAATATTACTTTTTACCATCACAACAATAGACTTGCAAAGATAGATAGGGGAGATGTTATTGTATTTAAATATCCAGAAGACCCTTCTATAGACTTTATAAAAAGAGTAATTGCACTTCCGGGCGATATAGTAGAAGTTAAGAATGATATCGTTTATTTAAATGGAAAGCCTTTAAAAAGAGAGCCGGCTGGATTTTATGAAGAAGAAAATGAAAAAGTAAAAAAATACATAGAGACAACTTATAGAAGTAATGGTAAACCATACTCGTATACTATTATGGAAATAGAAGACGGTATAGGACCAGATTTTGGACCTATTCAAGTGCCACCAAACAGTTATTTTGTAATGGGAGATAATAGAGATAACTCAAAAGACAGTAGATTTTGGGGCTTCGTACCGGATGATTATGTAATAGGTCAAGCTTTTGTGATTTACTTCTCTATAGATTTAAAGAAGCCAACTATAAGATTTGATAGATTAGGAAAGGTTATTTATTAG